The Drosophila simulans strain w501 chromosome 3R, Prin_Dsim_3.1, whole genome shotgun sequence genome contains the following window.
AAGGAAAAAACCGTTTATCTTCACATACAAAATCGACTCTTAACGAGGTAAAAGCCTAGTAACGATCGCACCTTCAACATACAAAAGTTTTGATCAACATAAAtgataaatatgaaatatgattAATATCAAAGCACTTACTAATCGCATGGAAGTCGATTTCTGTTCTAATTTATTTGGTTAGTGTgccagaaatatatatatttatttatatatatatagcaatCAGTATAAGCTACTTTAATTTCCGTGAAGAACCCTATATGGTCTGTAGCTTTTGGTGAAGTTCTGTTTCGGCTTCTTTCGATGAAGTTTTTTCCCAGCGAAATGCcagctaattaaattgtattcgCCGCTGCTCATATTTGGTAATGGGAACTTTTGGGCGCCCCCGCATCAAACTTAGGCGCTCCTTGAATGCCATATGTTTGTTAACTGCGAACAGAGGCGTCGACAGCGAAAGGGGGTTGGACCATTTCCACGCAATTAGCTGTAATTAGTGTTAGTCCAACTACGTCACTGGACGAGTATTAGCGCTCAATTTCCAAAAAGGGTTGACATTAAGAACGAAAACATGCACATGTGCACGTAGGGAATTTGAATGGAAATCAACAAATAGCtatattacattacattacattaattaattaattaaaaattaatgaaattagtaatataatatatttatagagaTAGGCGCCTCTCTAAAATAATTCCTTGATTTTAACCTTTAAATTGGgttgccttttatttttaaaaatttaaaggcaCTTTAGATATGTGTAACTTAAGGAATTTGATGTATGTACGATATAACCCATATTTTTCTTGAAGTGTCCATCCAGCCAGCATTGGTAATTCATCAATCATAAAATTTACCTGGGAAAATAGTTGCGCGCGATTTTTATCGCTCAAAGGGGCGGGCGGATAAAGGACAATGCGAAGGTCCTTTGTCACCTGGTCGTGGCGCTTCCTTGGCGGCATTCAACAATTGCCGAGCATTTGGGGAAGGTGTGGTTGTGGGGcgtatatagtatagtatgaACATTCCCATGTGGGCCGTGTCCTGGCAACGTTGCAGTCattgattttttgttgttattgcaagccaataacaacaaaggcaAGCGGGCAGCTAAACAAAAGGACAGCCAGCTAGGATTTCTCGAGTGTCCGATATACACAAAGGACTTGCATTTTTTGCCCGGACAACTTGCCAGGTGGCCATGGCTGAGTTCGAAGGCCACTACCAGGACACCAGAGGCAGAAGACAAGCGCACTAGTTGAAGGGACAACAGCGGGAGGAGCATGCCCACAACCACgtccacacccacaccaatATCCCTGCCCGCGACCCGTTCCCGGGCACAGGATAGGGTTTCCTTCGCCCAGGCGGGTCGGGTGGCTAGGGGCTTTATGTACTGGCGGCACGTAAGTGGGCACGGATTTATTCGCTGGGGCCCGGAGGTGGCACCAAAAGCGGGGGTGACACCTCCCCATCGCCACAATAGACGAGCAAACACACCGAAACCTCTGCACTTAATGACTCCACTCGGGGGAAGTGGACGCGCTAATGTCCAGCCCCAGTCCCGTGCGCTTAGTTGTCACGCGCTCTCCGGACCGGAATGTTGCAAGCGACGGACGGGGACAAGGACGTGGGCGTGCACGGAGAGCTGCTCCAGTACGACTTCGAGTCAGAGCTCGGCCAGGATCACATCCTGCCCCTGAAGCTCAACGAGTCCTGGGCAGCCAGGCGCCTCATGGAGGCGTTGAGTCACCTTCCACCTAATGACAATAACAGCACCAATTCTGCACCCGTAagccaaaaaagaaagctATTTCGAATTCTATTTTGCAACAGAAAACATTTTACGAAAATTAAAACAGGTGAAATTACAAAGCAATcagttaaataattaatgattCCATTTTCAAATTGATAAACGGAAACTATATGTTAAATGTTCCCGGTTTCCACGcaatgctaatttatttaagtctTTTTTTTAAAAGGTTACTAGGTTTTGAGTTGAGAATTATAAGcgaattatttgaaatatatgtgcTTCCGTTTCCAGATGCGTTTCCAGCAGCGCacgcagcaggagcaggaggtgcGTAGGCGGGAGCTGATGAGCACGAAGTCGAGTGCCGAGAACCTGGCCACTGGAGCACCCAGTgccgccaccaccaggttGATCGGGAATGGGAAAGTGCGCCAGATGTTCGACGAGCGTCGTCGCGGAGCGGGCATCGATCGCAGCAATCCCCTCAAGCCGATCGGCACTCTCCCCTCGCCACCCGCCCCAGCAAAATCTCGCCCGCAGCCTCCGATGCAGCGTCTCGTCAAGAGCGTGGCCGACCTGACCATGCGGGATGCACCGGATGCACCAGGCAGGAGGATCACTAGCgacagcaataacaataagtttGCCACGCCCCGCGGTACTGTGAACCGCAACCTTAAGCCCGTGGTCACCCGCAAGACACCGCCGGCCCAGGAGACCACGCTCCACCAACGTTCCCCCGCGCCACAACGCAGTCCCAAGATTCAGGCGACCCAACGAGTAGCTGGAGGAACCGCTGCTGCCCGGCCAGCCGCTCGTCATTCGCCGCCAATAGTTCGACGGGTGAGTAGCATCGACGTGGCACGGAGGTGTCTGTCTCAAGCTAAACATATTTGgggtttattttaaatgtctGTTTCCAAAAAGGCGGAGCCCAAATCCCCAGTTAAAAAGGTCAACATGGTGAGTATCGCAGAATAGTTGTCAACAGTGGACGTATAATAAGATTACCCTTCGCTACCAGGACACAACGTCTGCAATCCCAGAGGGCACCGCTTTATGCCGCTACTGCGGACGTCACTTCAACACGGATCGTCTGGCGAAGCACGAGGAGGTGTGCCAGCGCATGCTGACCACCAAACGCAAGATATTCGATGCCTCCAAGCAGCGGATCGAGGGCACCGAGGCCGCGGCGTTCAATATGAAGTCGAAGGGCAATCGCAACCGTTCAACTTACAGTAGTGCTGCCCAGCAGAAGGGTCTGACCACTGGAGTGAAGAAGAACAATTGGCGCAAGAAGCACGAGGACTTCATTCAGTCGATTAGGGCGGCCAAGCAGGTGAAGGCGCACTTGGCGCGCGGCGGCAAGTTGAGCGAtctgccaccgccgccaccttCAGAGAATCCAGACTACATCCAGTGTCCCCACTGTGGTCGCCGATTCAACGAACAGGCCGCGGAGCGTCATATCCCCAAGTGCGTTAACATGGTGCACAACAAGCCCCGTAACGGGCCGCCGCCAAAGAAGCGTTGAGTGGTGATTGGGAATCTATATTCGCCCATACTTTTACTTGTGATAAAGAAGTTTGATGATTGAAACGTATCTAAAGTAGCCTATAATAACTAGGGTGGGATCGGCATGGGAATGATGCTAATCGGAGAGAACCTCAACGTTGTTACCGGAGGCAGAAGGCGCCAGTGGTTCCAGACTTTTCGCGCTCAATAATGGCCTTCACCGCTTCGGCGGC
Protein-coding sequences here:
- the LOC6726889 gene encoding serine/arginine repetitive matrix protein 1 isoform X1, coding for MLQATDGDKDVGVHGELLQYDFESELGQDHILPLKLNESWAARRLMEALSHLPPNDNNSTNSAPMRFQQRTQQEQEVRRRELMSTKSSAENLATGAPSAATTRLIGNGKVRQMFDERRRGAGIDRSNPLKPIGTLPSPPAPAKSRPQPPMQRLVKSVADLTMRDAPDAPGRRITSDSNNNKFATPRGTVNRNLKPVVTRKTPPAQETTLHQRSPAPQRSPKIQATQRVAGGTAAARPAARHSPPIVRRAEPKSPVKKVNMDTTSAIPEGTALCRYCGRHFNTDRLAKHEEVCQRMLTTKRKIFDASKQRIEGTEAAAFNMKSKGNRNRSTYSSAAQQKGLTTGVKKNNWRKKHEDFIQSIRAAKQVKAHLARGGKLSDLPPPPPSENPDYIQCPHCGRRFNEQAAERHIPKCVNMVHNKPRNGPPPKKR
- the LOC6726889 gene encoding serine/arginine repetitive matrix protein 1 isoform X2 translates to MASHGSGDMKTSRLAQMQMRFQQRTQQEQEVRRRELMSTKSSAENLATGAPSAATTRLIGNGKVRQMFDERRRGAGIDRSNPLKPIGTLPSPPAPAKSRPQPPMQRLVKSVADLTMRDAPDAPGRRITSDSNNNKFATPRGTVNRNLKPVVTRKTPPAQETTLHQRSPAPQRSPKIQATQRVAGGTAAARPAARHSPPIVRRAEPKSPVKKVNMDTTSAIPEGTALCRYCGRHFNTDRLAKHEEVCQRMLTTKRKIFDASKQRIEGTEAAAFNMKSKGNRNRSTYSSAAQQKGLTTGVKKNNWRKKHEDFIQSIRAAKQVKAHLARGGKLSDLPPPPPSENPDYIQCPHCGRRFNEQAAERHIPKCVNMVHNKPRNGPPPKKR